The following coding sequences lie in one Candidatus Eremiobacterota bacterium genomic window:
- the ileS gene encoding isoleucine--tRNA ligase: MPETVDRDYRSTLNLPKTGFPMRAELPKREPERVRWWTQHDVYRKRLERNRVRGGAPYVLHDGPPYANNDLHMGTFLNRVLKDALVKIHLLDGEYSDFVPGWDMHGLPIERETLQHLKLDFRSADPIVLRHACRERALYWTNRQREQMRRMGTFGRFDDPYMTIAPTFEATIVETLADLIDADYLYKGLRSTLWCVVDETALAEAEIEYKDHVSPSIYVRFRATGEQRKALLEKFGLDDDGAPLSVVIWTTTPWTLPANAAVALKPDATYGVYRIAGEDVILAEKLAADVLKRFSGHPEPGHPAPVEGRPIAGLRGEVQGSALDWLAVRHPFLDRDSVIVNAEYVELDTGTGAVHTAPGHGADDFETGARYGLPVINPVDGAGRFTAEAGPYAGLHIFKANERIVEDLRASGALVSAESYEHTYPHCWRCKSPVIFRATAQWFIGMDRNDLRRRAELAVHDVSWLPAWGETRMSQMIGNHPEWCVSRQRVWGTPIPAVVCTACNESLLDAALARNFAQAMRARSFDEGNASDLWWTEPLEAFAPPGLTCPRCGGRAFEKERNIVDIWFESGVTWRGVLVERGMKFPADAYLEGGDQYRGWFRSNLVTSIAVRDIAPYREVISHGWVVDQHGHAMHKSAGNYIGADEAIGKYGADVLRLWVASSEFTGDMRLGAQLLENVANVYKNLRYRLRWFLGALDGLTPEGIVPRERMEPIDRLALIALDAFARDVREHYLRFDLHAAYVAIQQFDKEDLSAFYVDVLKEPLYTSAADSRRRRSGQSALLEIFRTMAVLLAPILSFTAEEAWQHLPAELRGENESVFDLSFPRPEPTEEEALAAWALLKELRAQVAASEGVRDFQLDAKVEVPGALYDRLVALGDGLREALVVSSLRGFNPSANGAATVVVVPAGGEKCQRCWKYLPLGTDPEHPALCGPCAAIVRDLET, translated from the coding sequence ATGCCCGAAACCGTCGACCGCGACTACCGTTCCACGCTGAACCTGCCCAAGACCGGCTTTCCGATGCGGGCCGAGCTGCCGAAGCGCGAGCCGGAGCGGGTTCGTTGGTGGACTCAGCACGACGTGTATCGCAAGCGGCTCGAGCGGAACCGCGTGCGCGGGGGCGCGCCGTACGTGCTGCACGACGGCCCGCCGTACGCGAACAACGACCTCCACATGGGGACGTTCCTCAACCGCGTCCTGAAGGACGCGCTGGTGAAGATTCACCTGCTCGACGGGGAGTACTCGGATTTCGTCCCGGGCTGGGACATGCACGGGCTGCCGATCGAGCGCGAGACGCTCCAGCACCTGAAGCTCGACTTCCGCAGCGCCGACCCGATCGTGCTGCGCCACGCCTGCCGCGAGCGCGCGCTGTACTGGACGAACCGCCAGCGCGAGCAGATGCGGCGGATGGGAACGTTCGGCCGCTTCGACGATCCGTACATGACGATCGCGCCGACCTTCGAGGCCACGATCGTGGAGACGCTCGCCGACCTGATCGACGCCGACTACCTCTACAAGGGCTTGCGCTCGACGCTGTGGTGCGTCGTCGACGAGACCGCCCTCGCCGAAGCCGAGATCGAGTACAAGGACCACGTCTCACCCTCGATCTACGTCCGCTTCCGCGCGACCGGCGAACAGCGCAAAGCACTGCTGGAGAAGTTCGGGCTCGACGACGACGGAGCGCCGCTCTCGGTCGTGATCTGGACGACGACGCCGTGGACGCTCCCGGCGAACGCCGCCGTCGCGCTGAAGCCCGATGCGACGTACGGCGTGTACCGCATCGCCGGCGAGGACGTCATCCTCGCCGAAAAGCTTGCCGCCGACGTGCTGAAGCGGTTCAGCGGTCATCCTGAGCCCGGTCATCCCGCGCCTGTCGAAGGACGGCCCATCGCCGGATTGCGCGGCGAGGTGCAGGGCAGCGCACTGGACTGGCTCGCCGTACGGCATCCGTTCCTCGACCGCGACTCGGTGATCGTCAACGCGGAGTACGTCGAGCTCGACACCGGTACGGGTGCGGTCCACACGGCGCCGGGACACGGCGCCGACGACTTCGAGACCGGCGCGCGCTATGGTTTGCCGGTCATCAACCCCGTCGACGGCGCGGGCCGGTTCACCGCCGAAGCCGGACCGTACGCCGGGCTGCACATCTTCAAGGCGAACGAGCGGATCGTCGAAGACCTGCGCGCGTCGGGCGCGCTCGTGTCGGCGGAGTCGTACGAGCACACCTACCCGCACTGCTGGCGCTGCAAGAGCCCGGTGATCTTCCGCGCCACCGCGCAGTGGTTCATCGGGATGGACCGCAACGACTTGCGCCGGCGCGCGGAGCTCGCGGTGCACGACGTGAGCTGGCTGCCGGCATGGGGCGAGACGCGGATGTCGCAGATGATCGGCAACCATCCGGAGTGGTGCGTCTCGCGCCAGCGCGTGTGGGGGACGCCGATCCCGGCCGTCGTCTGCACCGCGTGCAACGAGTCGCTGCTCGACGCGGCGCTGGCGCGGAACTTCGCTCAGGCGATGCGCGCGCGCTCGTTCGATGAAGGAAACGCGTCGGATCTGTGGTGGACCGAGCCGCTCGAAGCGTTCGCGCCGCCGGGGCTGACGTGCCCGCGGTGCGGCGGACGAGCGTTCGAGAAAGAGCGCAACATCGTCGACATCTGGTTCGAGTCCGGCGTCACCTGGCGCGGCGTGCTGGTCGAGCGCGGGATGAAGTTCCCGGCCGACGCATACCTCGAAGGCGGTGACCAGTACCGCGGCTGGTTCCGCTCGAACCTCGTCACCTCGATCGCGGTGCGCGACATCGCGCCGTACCGGGAGGTGATCTCGCACGGGTGGGTCGTTGACCAGCACGGCCACGCGATGCACAAGTCGGCCGGCAACTACATCGGCGCCGACGAGGCGATCGGCAAGTACGGCGCCGACGTGCTGCGGCTGTGGGTCGCCTCGAGCGAGTTCACCGGCGACATGCGGCTCGGCGCGCAGCTGCTCGAAAACGTCGCCAACGTCTACAAGAACCTGCGCTACCGGCTGCGCTGGTTCCTCGGCGCGCTCGACGGCCTCACGCCGGAGGGGATCGTCCCGCGCGAGCGGATGGAGCCGATCGACCGGCTGGCACTGATCGCGCTCGACGCGTTCGCGCGCGACGTGCGCGAGCACTACCTGCGCTTCGATCTGCACGCGGCGTACGTCGCGATCCAGCAGTTCGACAAGGAAGACCTCTCGGCGTTCTACGTCGACGTGCTGAAAGAACCGCTCTACACTTCGGCGGCGGACTCGAGGCGCCGCCGCAGCGGGCAATCGGCGCTGCTCGAAATTTTCCGCACGATGGCGGTGCTGCTCGCGCCGATCCTCTCGTTCACCGCGGAGGAGGCGTGGCAACATCTGCCGGCGGAGCTGCGCGGCGAGAACGAGTCGGTGTTCGACCTGTCGTTTCCACGACCGGAGCCCACCGAGGAAGAGGCGTTGGCGGCGTGGGCGCTGTTGAAGGAGCTGCGCGCGCAGGTCGCCGCGAGCGAAGGCGTGCGCGACTTTCAGCTGGACGCGAAGGTCGAGGTGCCGGGCGCGCTCTACGACCGGCTGGTGGCGCTCGGCGACGGCTTGCGCGAAGCGCTGGTCGTCTCGTCGCTGCGCGGCTTCAATCCATCGGCGAACGGCGCGGCGACCGTCGTCGTCGTCCCGGCCGGCGGCGAAAAATGCCAGCGCTGCTGGAAGTACCTTCCGCTCGGCACCGACCCAGAACATCCGGCGCTGTGCGGGCCGTGCGCCGCGATCGTCCGCGACCTCGAAACCTGA
- a CDS encoding helix-turn-helix domain-containing protein → MSGTLGERIREARVAKGLSVGQLSQRIGITEDALRKIESGNTQQPAFVVGLRIAAEVTVNPFFLGFGDVSYKTEESHRTVVEQRFAAVAFQELERLLMQISALCRLANSLEDQARGVLQRIAQGSP, encoded by the coding sequence ATGTCCGGTACGCTGGGCGAGCGCATCAGGGAAGCGCGGGTGGCCAAAGGGCTTTCCGTCGGTCAGCTTTCGCAGCGTATCGGCATTACGGAAGACGCCCTTCGCAAGATCGAGTCCGGCAATACGCAACAGCCGGCCTTTGTCGTCGGGCTCAGAATAGCCGCCGAGGTCACCGTCAATCCTTTTTTCCTCGGCTTCGGCGACGTGAGCTACAAGACCGAGGAGAGTCATCGGACGGTAGTCGAACAACGTTTCGCGGCAGTGGCGTTTCAGGAGCTGGAGCGTCTTTTAATGCAAATAAGCGCTCTATGTCGGCTCGCGAATAGCTTGGAAGACCAAGCTCGCGGCGTGCTGCAGCGCATAGCTCAAGGATCGCCATAA